A single region of the Schizosaccharomyces osmophilus chromosome 3, complete sequence genome encodes:
- the mrpl12 gene encoding mitochondrial ribosomal protein subunit L12: protein MLRVFPRLNKNLISVVRAKPAASLLRTFHSSIPARNAEGKIENLVEEISKLSLLETSKLVEQLKEKLNISDIAPMAAPMAVPGAAAGAAEEANDEPKPEEKTTWNLKLDSFDAGSKAKVIKEVKSLLGLSLVDAKKFVESAPKVLKENVLKEDADAIKSKLEQLTCKVTLE, encoded by the exons ATGCTGCGTGTTTTCCCTCgtttaaacaaaaattt AATTTCTGTAGTTCGTGCAAAACCGGCGGCTTCATTATTGAGAACATTCCACAGCTCTATACCTGCAAGAAATGCCGaaggaaaaattgaaaatcttGTGGAAGAAATTAGCAAATTGTCTTTATTAGAAACGTCCAAGCTTGTAGAGCAGCTGAAGGAAAAACTGAACATTTCCGACATCGCTCCTATGGCAGCTCCTATGGCAGTTCCCGGAGCCGCTGCTGGTGCTGCGGAAGAGGCTAATGATGAGCCTAAACCAGAAGAGAAGACAACCTGGAACTTAAAGTTAGACTCTTTCGATGCAGGTTCAAAAGCCAAGGTTATCAAGGAAGTCAAGTCTTTGCTGGGATTGTCTTTGGTTGACGCTAAGAAATTTGTCGAAAGCGCACCTAAGGTTCTAAAGGAAAACGTACTAAAAGAAGATGCTGATGCTATCAAATCCAAGCTGGAACAACTTACTTGCAAGGTTACCTTGGAGTAA
- the lsg1 gene encoding Lsk1 complex gamma subunit Lsg1, producing the protein MDPFEGRMAFLQLLNKLSASQLSQLKPAQFALKNRDLEEDLYSCIWEELESGSFNTRVNIIYFVDTLCELSLRNGISNGYITMITRDILKLVEYVVPIGTAGAANAPEVRKVLHSLRLKNIIDDARLQEAINLVDAHEQASKAGEDQGTTSISRADILRRLEEDRERHKRMRENIWAIPKPELEHEIAWNTIEPITECDLESLNDDFEKYNECIRESLC; encoded by the coding sequence ATGGACCcttttgaaggaagaatGGCTTTTCTGcaacttttgaataagCTAAGTGCTTCCCAGTTGTCTCAGTTGAAGCCTGCCCAATttgctttaaaaaacaGAGACCTTGAGGAAGATTTATATTCCTGTATATGGGAAGAGTTGGAATCTGGATCATTCAATACGAGGGTAAATATCATATACTTTGTGGATACCTTGTGTGAATTAAGTTTAAGAAATGGAATCAGTAATGGTTATATTACTATGATTACTCGTGATATTTTAAAACTGGTAGAATATGTGGTTCCAATTGGAACAGCAGGAGCAGCCAATGCTCCTGAAGTAAGAAAGGTGCTCCACTCCCTGCGTCTGAAGAACATAATAGATGATGCTCGGCTTCAGGAAGCAATTAACTTGGTAGACGCTCACGAACAAGCAAGCAAAGCAGGTGAGGACCAAGGTACCACGTCAATTTCTAGAGCCGATATATTAAGGCGATTAGAAGAAGACAGGGAACGGCATAAGCGCATGCGCGAAAATATATGGGCAATACCGAAGCCAGAACTAGAACACGAGATTGCTTGGAATACTATAGAACCAATCACAGAATGTGATTTAGAGTCATTGAACGacgattttgaaaagtataATGAATGTATTCGTGAATCTCTTTGTTAA